One window from the genome of Variovorax sp. PAMC26660 encodes:
- a CDS encoding GntR family transcriptional regulator — translation MNTPTALDEPATPSFSPLYQQIKTLILQSLQAGEWKPGEPIPSEMDLAARYRVSQGTVRKAIDELAAENLVVRRQGKGTFVATHAEQHVQYRFLKLVPDAGDANTDGPAVRTIVDCKRQRASADVARALGLRTGDAVLQVRRVLAYGGVPTILEDLWLPGTPFKGLTAERLRAWPGPMYALFETEFGVRMVRAEEKIRAVLPDAEQAELLAVAPQMPLLSVERVAHTYHDMPMELRRGLYRTDTHHYRNQLG, via the coding sequence ATGAACACGCCCACAGCCCTCGACGAGCCCGCCACGCCGTCCTTCAGTCCGCTCTACCAGCAGATCAAGACCTTGATCCTGCAGAGCCTGCAGGCGGGTGAATGGAAGCCGGGCGAGCCCATCCCGAGCGAGATGGACCTGGCCGCGCGCTACCGGGTGAGCCAGGGCACGGTGCGCAAGGCCATCGACGAGCTTGCCGCCGAAAACCTCGTGGTGCGACGCCAGGGCAAGGGCACCTTCGTCGCCACGCATGCCGAGCAGCATGTGCAGTACCGCTTTCTCAAACTCGTGCCCGATGCGGGCGATGCGAACACCGACGGCCCGGCCGTGCGCACCATCGTCGACTGCAAGCGACAGCGCGCTTCGGCCGATGTGGCGCGCGCCCTCGGCTTGCGCACGGGCGACGCGGTGCTGCAGGTTCGGCGCGTGCTCGCATACGGCGGCGTGCCGACCATCCTGGAAGACCTCTGGCTGCCCGGCACCCCCTTCAAGGGCCTCACGGCCGAGCGGCTGCGTGCCTGGCCCGGCCCGATGTACGCGCTGTTCGAGACTGAATTCGGCGTGCGCATGGTCCGCGCCGAAGAAAAAATTCGCGCCGTGTTGCCCGATGCCGAACAGGCCGAACTGCTCGCCGTGGCGCCGCAGATGCCCCTGCTGAGTGTGGAACGCGTTGCGCACACCTACCATGACATGCCCATGGAGTTGCGCCGCGGGCTCTATCGCACCGACACGCACCACTACAGAAATCAGCTGGGCTGA
- a CDS encoding malate dehydrogenase, giving the protein MSKKPVRVAVTGAAGQIGYALLFRIASGEMLGKDQPVILQLLEIPDEKAQKALKGVMMELDDCAFPLLAGMEAHGDPMTAFKDADYALLVGSRPRGPGMERAELLAVNGAIFTAQGKALNAVASRNVKVLVVGNPANTNAYIAMKSAPDLPRKNFTAMLRLDHNRAASQIAAKTGKAVADIEKLTVWGNHSPTMYADYRFATINGESVAKMINDQEWNANTFLPTVGKRGAAIIEARGLSSAASAANAAIDHMRDWALGTNGKWVTMGIPSDGQYGIPKDTMFGFPVTCENGEYELVEGLEIDAFSQERINKTLEELQGEQAGVAHLI; this is encoded by the coding sequence ATGAGCAAAAAGCCCGTCCGCGTTGCCGTCACCGGTGCCGCCGGTCAAATCGGTTACGCCCTGTTGTTCCGTATCGCTTCCGGCGAAATGCTCGGCAAAGACCAGCCGGTCATCCTGCAACTGCTCGAAATCCCCGACGAGAAGGCCCAGAAGGCGCTCAAAGGTGTGATGATGGAACTCGACGACTGCGCCTTCCCGCTGCTGGCCGGCATGGAAGCCCACGGCGACCCGATGACCGCCTTCAAGGACGCCGACTACGCACTGCTGGTTGGCTCGCGCCCCCGCGGCCCCGGCATGGAACGTGCCGAACTGCTGGCCGTCAACGGCGCCATCTTCACGGCACAAGGCAAGGCACTGAACGCCGTTGCCAGCCGCAACGTCAAGGTGCTGGTGGTCGGCAACCCCGCCAACACCAATGCCTACATCGCCATGAAGAGCGCGCCGGACCTGCCGCGCAAGAACTTCACCGCCATGCTGCGCCTGGACCACAACCGCGCTGCCAGCCAGATCGCTGCCAAGACCGGCAAGGCCGTGGCCGACATTGAAAAGCTCACCGTCTGGGGCAACCACTCGCCCACGATGTACGCCGACTACCGCTTCGCCACCATCAACGGCGAAAGCGTCGCCAAGATGATCAACGACCAGGAATGGAACGCCAACACCTTCCTGCCGACCGTCGGCAAGCGCGGCGCCGCCATCATCGAAGCACGCGGCCTGTCGTCGGCTGCCTCGGCCGCCAACGCTGCCATCGACCACATGCGCGACTGGGCCCTGGGCACCAACGGCAAGTGGGTCACCATGGGCATCCCGTCGGACGGCCAGTACGGCATTCCGAAGGACACGATGTTCGGCTTCCCGGTCACCTGCGAAAACGGTGAGTACGAGCTGGTCGAAGGCCTCGAAATCGACGCATTCAGCCAGGAACGCATCAACAAGACCCTGGAAGAGCTGCAAGGCGAACAAGCCGGCGTTGCTCACCTGATCTAA
- the tam gene encoding trans-aconitate 2-methyltransferase, with the protein MLDWNPALYRRYEDERTRPAQELLARVPLSEAARVVDLGCGPGNSTELLVHRFPKAQALGTDNSEAMLVSARERLPQARFELSDIATWAPQEAPDLIYANASLQWVPDHEKLIPRLFDALAPGGVLAVQMPDNRQEPTHRLMRAVAAEAPWAEPIGDADKLRTQLFGLGGYYDLLATRAVHVDVWHTIYQHPMANAAAIVEWVRGTGLKPFVDRLPPDLQASYLAEYERRVDEAYPARADGKRLLAFPRMFIVAQKKA; encoded by the coding sequence ATGCTCGACTGGAATCCCGCGCTCTACCGTCGCTACGAGGACGAGCGCACCCGACCCGCACAGGAACTCCTGGCGCGGGTGCCACTGAGCGAGGCCGCCCGCGTGGTCGACCTCGGTTGTGGGCCGGGCAATTCCACCGAGCTGCTGGTCCATCGGTTTCCGAAGGCGCAAGCCCTCGGGACCGACAACTCCGAAGCCATGCTGGTCAGCGCGCGCGAGCGCCTGCCGCAGGCGCGCTTCGAGTTGAGCGACATCGCGACCTGGGCGCCGCAAGAAGCGCCCGACCTCATTTACGCCAACGCGTCCTTGCAATGGGTGCCGGATCACGAAAAGCTGATTCCGCGCCTGTTCGATGCGCTGGCCCCGGGCGGCGTGCTCGCCGTCCAGATGCCCGACAACCGCCAGGAACCCACGCACCGCCTGATGCGTGCGGTGGCGGCCGAAGCGCCCTGGGCCGAGCCCATTGGCGACGCCGACAAGCTGCGCACGCAGTTGTTCGGCCTGGGCGGTTACTACGACCTGCTGGCGACGCGCGCGGTCCACGTCGACGTCTGGCACACGATCTACCAGCACCCGATGGCGAATGCCGCGGCCATCGTCGAATGGGTGCGTGGTACGGGCCTGAAGCCCTTTGTTGATCGGCTGCCGCCCGACCTGCAGGCGAGCTACCTGGCCGAATACGAACGTCGCGTCGACGAGGCCTATCCGGCCCGCGCCGATGGCAAGCGGCTGCTCGCTTTCCCGCGCATGTTCATCGTGGCGCAAAAGAAAGCATGA
- a CDS encoding HpcH/HpaI aldolase/citrate lyase family protein, whose translation MTKAVHPGEVLLGAQAGAVTLPVCDHYSGVEARMRKSLALQAEMAEEFGACVFDVTLDCEDGAPVGGEAEHAALVTELALAAKPGMRVGVRVHPVDHPAFAGDLVTIAGRAGHRLSHLMVPKVESVADVLQAVAALEAADADALPLHVLIESPLAVHNAFEIAAHPRVQSLSFGLMDFVSAHAGAIPADGMGAAGQFTHPLVVRAKLAIASAAHAYGKVPSHCVVTEFNNTDAMRTAARKAATEFGYTRMWSIHPNQIRPILEAFAPDEAQIQIATQIIAKAADGDWAPTQIDGTLHDRASYRHFWQVLTRAHATGRALPPEAKAWFAFAAS comes from the coding sequence ATGACCAAAGCAGTCCATCCGGGTGAAGTGCTGCTCGGCGCGCAGGCCGGGGCTGTGACCCTGCCCGTGTGCGACCACTACAGCGGCGTCGAAGCCCGCATGAGGAAAAGCCTGGCGCTGCAGGCCGAGATGGCCGAAGAGTTCGGCGCCTGTGTGTTCGACGTCACCCTCGATTGCGAAGACGGCGCGCCGGTGGGCGGCGAGGCCGAGCATGCCGCCCTCGTCACCGAACTCGCGCTGGCTGCCAAACCCGGCATGCGCGTCGGCGTGCGCGTGCACCCGGTCGACCACCCGGCATTCGCCGGCGACCTGGTCACCATTGCCGGGCGCGCCGGCCATCGCCTCAGCCACCTGATGGTGCCCAAGGTCGAATCGGTGGCCGATGTGTTGCAGGCTGTTGCGGCGCTCGAAGCGGCGGATGCCGATGCGCTGCCGCTGCACGTGCTGATCGAATCGCCGCTCGCCGTGCACAACGCCTTCGAGATCGCCGCGCATCCGCGCGTGCAATCGCTGAGCTTCGGCCTGATGGATTTCGTGTCGGCGCATGCCGGTGCCATTCCCGCCGACGGCATGGGCGCTGCCGGGCAGTTCACCCATCCGCTGGTGGTGCGTGCCAAGCTGGCCATCGCCTCGGCGGCGCACGCCTACGGCAAGGTGCCTTCGCACTGCGTGGTGACCGAGTTCAACAACACTGACGCAATGCGCACTGCGGCCCGCAAGGCGGCCACCGAATTCGGCTACACGCGCATGTGGAGCATCCATCCGAACCAGATCCGTCCCATCCTCGAGGCCTTCGCGCCGGATGAGGCACAGATTCAAATTGCCACACAAATCATTGCAAAAGCCGCAGATGGGGATTGGGCTCCGACACAAATTGATGGCACATTGCACGACCGCGCGAGCTACCGCCATTTCTGGCAGGTTCTGACGCGTGCCCACGCAACAGGGCGCGCGTTGCCCCCCGAGGCGAAAGCCTGGTTTGCATTCGCGGCCTCCTGA